From Equus przewalskii isolate Varuska chromosome 2, EquPr2, whole genome shotgun sequence:
AGGAGAGAGACTCCAAAGAAACcaagcctgccaacaccttgatctcagactcctAAGCTCTAGGaccacaagaaaataaatgtctgctgtttaagctacccagtctgcgGTCTTTGTTTTGACAGCCCAGGCAAATTAACACAGGTCCTAAAATGGAGAGATTATCTTGGAAGGTGGGGGGCAGGTCGGGGAGGGTGGCAATGTAATCACAAAGTCTTGTAAGAAGACCTCAGGAGGGTGAGAATATGAGGAGAAGGAAATGTGAGATggagcagaggccagagaggagagaaggtgtgcgttgctggctttgaaaacagaggaaggggccgtgtgccaagcagtgcagacagcctctagaaggtggaaaaggcaaggaaatagctTTCCTCATATCTATCCCAGAAGGAACATGGCCTGGTCAACCTCTTGATTTTAGTCCAATGAgactgattttagacttctgaccttcagaactgtaagactataaatttgtattcttttcaGCCACCAAGCTTGTGGCAATTTGTCATAGCAGCCATTGGGAACAAATACAGGGGATTACATCAACATCCACCTGTTTCTCCAAATCCCGTCCTTTCTATTGAAGTCCCTGCCTTTCCTCATCCACCTTTCTGAATTTACACCTTCCTCTAAGCTCATCGCCTAATCTTCAAACTAATTTCCCTGCTTCCAATCCCTTTCGCCCTCCAAATATTCTGCTCCCTTCACTCtatatgatttttctaaaatgttctttaaatgcTTCGCTGCTCCTAATAGCTGTAAGATGGATTCAAAGGGCCTGTCTTGACATAGGAAACATTTCATggtctctcctctgcttccaccTCCAGCCTGGGCTACGTGTCCCCTATCTTGTCAACCTTGGATATGCCCTCTTTCTATCCCGGGCTACACGTTTCCCTCTCTCCAGCCTAGACTGTGTGTCCTTCTTTCTCCAGCCTGTGCTGTATGACTCCATATTCTCCATCCTGGGCTACATACTCTCCTCTCCAGCTGGGCTACATGCACCCCTCATCCTAGTCACCCGTCATCCTTTGAGGACACTCTGCTTGCCCTCACCTCGATGACTTTTGTTGCTTTTCCCCCTTCCAGACCTAGGCACTTCCTACCATACCTCAAAACTCTTCTaaggcatcacctcctccagaaagctcTCCCTGGGGCTCTTCTACCCTTATCACCAGTTGGTTGAGTTGCTCACCCTCCACGTTCCTGTGACACTTTGTTTATCTCTAGCATTGCTAGAGACAGCAGCCCCGTGTTCCCCCATGGTAACTTTACCTTCCTGAATCATCCTGTGTTCATCCAAGCTAGGATTCTGTCTTTCATGTAATTCCTCAGTGTTCACCACAGTGCCTGATATTGAAGAGACTAGTGTTGAAAGAAAGTTTTAGGGAAAAAGGTAGaacttcatttactcattcatgcaacaaatattgaCTGGGCACTCACTATCTAGAAAACACTGTGGGCCACACAAATGTGTCTAAGACTTGGTATCTGCCACTTAGAATTTTAAGTTTAACCAGAGTGTTGAGATGTTATTTTAATGGCCAGCAGGTTGTAGTACCCAAGTAGACCACAAACACTGAGCTTCAGAACTGAGAGGAATGATTTGTACCTCCAAAACACAGACAGGATTTGGAGAAGTGGAAGTTTCCTAGGATCAGGTCATGCGAGTACAAACGAGACTGGCAACTCAGAAGCAGGAGGTTCTCATTAATGTGATGTGGAATCTTCAATAAACACCTCATGACATGAACATGCCCCTTGTTCAAGAAGGCACAGAAGTGCCACTCTTATGAGCTTCCAAGGAGGCATCAAATGTCCAAGGTCTATTGAACATGGCAGAAGAAAAGGACCATGTAGACTaacagaaggcaggagaaaacACAGCAAATTGTATTAAATGAGTCACGGTGCCTAAGAAAGAACTTTGATCATTAGGCATTCAGTTCCTAATAATTTTATGTAATCCAAATCCCGATTGCTACTGTGACTAATACAGGATACATGTTATTTCTTTTCAAGGTCAAGTTTTGTTcaggaaaaatgagaaacaattcTCTTCCTTGACCCTAGGTGACAAAGCAGAAGCCAAAGCAGatttatacaaatgaaaataagggTGAGTCAGAGCACTACATCccataaataacaaaaatggaTTAAGGCTGACTTGTCTCCAGGCAACCTGTATAAATACAGTCACATAACCCTGATTTTAGTATATAAAATAGATGATCAAGAGATTCACTTAAAATTATTCATGGCTGTCTCTTTACtgttttaatagattttaaaagctgCTTCCTTGCCAGTGGTCTCATTGTAAACCTTCCCTGATGAAGACTGCAGGCCAAACTATTTCTTATGCCAAGATTCAAATGGCTATTACTGGATCTCTCAAAAGTAGATTTAGTTTAAAAAGTTtgacatctacaaaaaaaattgtgaataCATACtgattaaaagatttttttaatttaagtgtaTGTAAACATATAGCTATATCAGTAAATGAATTATATGACAACAAATTAATGTGTAGTACAGATTAAAATCTCctaaaaactaaaccaaaagtgCATGTAAAAATGAATGATAGATACTagataaaataatagataaatgaTTAGGGATGTTATCTACAAATCACGGACCAGAATGAATGAGTTAGATGTCCTTCAAActacagagaaaattaatttagaataaaaaaataacaaagacaagTAATTCAAAGTTTTCACTTTTAACATCTTTAATAAAGTTACAAACCAAGAAATAATGTTCACCtgaggaaatattaaaatgttttatttttatataaatagaaaaaaggcaGCAGAAGAATGCATAGATTATGTCCTGGATGTTTTTAACATGACCTAACAGTTAAACAATTAGCTTTTAAATGAGGTTTTGAAGATGGACTGCACAGCCTTCCAGGTGGCATTACATGGGGTGAGGGTCTTCCTCCCTCCAGAGTCCGATATTCCTAGATTCATATCTCAACTCcaccatttcctagctgtgtgtggtacttaacctctctgtgcttgcaTATGCAATTGctttatctacaaaatggggataataatagtgtcaCCTCAAAGGGTAGTTGTGatagttaaatgagataatccagtAAATTCTTGACACCCATTAAGCAGTTAACAAATACCAGTTATTGTTATTGATATTACTAATATCTgcctacttttattttattttttctttctgatggaGACTGGATTTGATGCCCcagtaaaggaattttttttatgttaGCGCTAGTATTAGAAGATCTGAGTTCTGCTCATGGCTCCACGACTTACCAGACGTGTGGCCTTAGACAAATCTCTGAACGAGTTTcaccaactgtaaaatgggaacaataatttGTGTTCTACCCCTAGTGTCTACCCCTATTGGTCATGCTAGATGAGACaacatagttttgttttgttttgcttcttttataTAAAGCGTTATTCACATGTAAAgtctgatgatggtgatgatgatgatgatgatgatggctttGGGATTCAGGGTACCATTTAAGTGTAAAGGAACACAGTATTAATTACACTAGGCCAGATTACAGGTCACCACTTCTGACTGTCACATCACCGCCTTCAACGTCACAATGACACTCCTCTCAATaaacaagcagagagagaggcaaacagaaagaaagacagagagacagaaattaatGCTCAGACACAGTTAGACTTTTCCTGatccattatcattattatcatattttaattgttatttttattttatcattcttgATCTAAAGGgccctgaaaaaaatttttaaagaggaaaatgaaagtcaaatatttggctagaacccaggtctcctggcaTACAGTACCGATTTCCTTCCTCTAACATAGCAAATTACATattcagatatatttattttacaaagcaGGGCAGAGAATTACATAAACagaaagatttcatttatatttacatcACAGAGAAAAAGCTAGAAGAAAATGCTTAAATTATTGTTTAGCTGCATTTCATAAATTTCTACACTAAGTACAtgctaattttaatgaaaaacgtgagcaaaatgtctaaaatatatGATGTTCTTGGCAACCTAAGTGAAAAGAGATAGCCATGCTAACGAGCCCATTTTACGAGGATTATGAAAGAATACCATTTTTGAGAATCACTGAGATTGTCAAGAAAGAACCCAGTCGTGGGGCAGTGAGAGTTTAAATTAGGTGGTGCTTCTTTCTGACTCTGTTTTATGTTTCTGAGTTTAGCTCTCTTCAGAAATTTGGTCCAAAGATAATAGATCATTGATCTGCTCTAATTTTACAAAGCTCATTTTAACTAAGAGTTTCTAATAAAAGAATTATGTTTCTTCTTAAGTCAGACTTTGGTAAGCTTGGGATAAAATATGCTATAAATATTACATGGCTGCACTGGTGCAAAGTTATGTGCAatgcagtgttttaaaaattcaagtgcATATCATCAAGTTCTGCCACTTAACAGATAAAGCCAATGTGTCCAATTAAAAACATGCTGAAAATGAATACAGCAGTACTGTTTTATTATGCATCTActgaactttatttttagaaacacTTTTAGCAAGGCTAtcttaaatactttttgaaaattctaaGTCCTCCTCCTCTGGCTTTCACAGAACTGGTTCCAGTGGTGGGGTGACGGCATTACACAGCAAAAACTCAGCAAGCTATGTTAAAGCCGAAGCTAAATCTTTCCCTCATTAAACATGAACATTTCAGATACAGAACTGATTAAGTTTATATTTAGAACAATGTAAGGATATGaaacgtttttaattttttaaatacttcaatTAACTTTTCATAAAAAGTCATTGGCAGAAATATAAGGCAATATTCAATGAACAGAAATATTTGGCAAGGGAAATAAACGCCATTTCAGAGCTTAGTGTTAGAAAAAGGACACTGTGGTTCAGGTGGACTTGTTTTGATTAAAGACAACAGGGACACGTACGTCCCAATTTTCCTGACAAGAAACAGCCTTTCTCCCCAAAgatattttttttgctttcaagaTCCGAAATCAAAAAGACCAAAAGTCAAAGCTGCTTTCAAAGTTTGACTTCCCAAGGCTCATGTAGAAATAAGTattacagttttcattttctttatgttccCAGTCCAGGGCACTAGTCCCTAGCTTTCTACAACAATAACCTCTTAAATAATTAGCAAAGGACAATTTATAAATAATCATTCATCATGAGTTCTAGAATCAGATCCCAAGCAAAAGGATCAGGTTCAAGTCATGACAGCACGTTGGGAGAAAGGACAGATCATCTAATCTTAGACAGATTCAGCCTACCAACTTGACAGCAGTGTCTTCCATCCGGAGCATCTTGCTTGCTGCCTGGTTCCCACATCCCATCCTCCTTACATCTTTGTGCAtcaaaaaagtgttttttaaaatgtaaggaaatatggaaagaagaaagaaaatgcccaACTCCTTATCTTTCTAACCTTATTTTTTGACCCAGTGAATAAACCTCTTATGCAAAGGATATTTTCTCCATTATCACTAGATAAGACCTCGAAATCGCTATCTCAGCTACAAAGTTAACCTTGCACTTTACCCACCGAAGGAACACATGCATGCTCTGTATTCCCCTATGAAGTGATTCAAAACACACTGCAGCTTATGGTACAACAATCCAGagagaatttcattaaaaatatcttaCATCTAAATGCTATGTGTAACTTCCCTATTTGGAATAAACTATAAAAGTATCATAGCCAAACTCAACAGTGTTGTAAATTCAGATAAATCCTCatgcttattttctctcttgttaacATTTTCAGAAGATTCCGTAGCCGTCGTGTCATTAGGGTAAAAAATGCAAAACCTTACATTtctttctatgaaaaatattagTGTGGTAAATGTTCTCCAAAAGtatgagacaaagagagagaaatgaatgcCATAgctcttattttaaaagtttttatactAAATTCCCTGACAAGCATAACCTTCAAGTCACCTTCAGAAAGAGCGATTAAAGTGAAAattctaatataaaataaaacattctgcTAAATGTGGAACCAGATCAATCATTTTCAAGTCATAGGAACCTTTTCTCCTTAATAAGACAAGTGTTGTAATTCTCTGGGTTATCCTGCTGTAGCCACACCGAACAATACTTCATGTGACATTGAAGTTACAGATTTAAGCTACAGGCACTAATTAGATTTGGCCTGAGTAATTGGCCGTTATTTTGTTTGTACGCAATGCTTTCCTCCTTCTGTAACCAGCTGGAAGCTTAACAATTTCTGAGCTAGTTTAGATACGAGGCAAAACAGGTTAATTATGAAGTTAGACATGTGTTTCCTCGAAAATGTCTCTCTGCAGAGTCATCTCATTTTCAAAGCCCTGAAGAAAACTAACAGCGGCAGCCTGCCCATTAACCATTCGCTCTCATTGCAGAAAGTGTTTTCAATGTTGTATGCAGGGTGAAACTGCCAAgagcttttatatcttttaacaAAAGCAGGAAGCAATAAGTAACTAAGGCATAATTACTACATAATTCGCATTCCGTCCTAGCAGAGGACGTCTTGCCGAGTCCAGTCTGGAGACTGGCAGGACTTTACAGAAGGgcagagaattttctttctcttttctttcatttatccatCCGAAACCAGCAAATCCTGTTTTTACAGTATTCCCAAGTCAGTCCCCTCACTCTATCACCTGTCTCTCCCAGCAGCTGGAGACAGGGGCTCTCCTTGCCTGAGAGACAACCCATCACTCAGCAAACTAGAACATCCTCCCCCAACACAGCCTGCAATGCTGCAGTTGCACAGTAACGAACCAAAAGTAACTCCCTAACTTAACcccttctattttaaaacacaaatgggCCAAGAGaccttataaaaatgaaaatctctagAAACCCAGGCCTTTTCTGATTACTTACTGACTGATATGACCTTGTCATTTAGTCAGACAAGGACTAGAGAAAGCATGCTGTGAAAATATGTAAGTTTAGGGTCTCTACTTTTCACAAGCAGTGGTTTCTTCTCAGCATAGCAAGCATTTCACGTGCATTCACTGTGCCTGTGGCCCCAGCAAACATGGTCATTAGTCCTGCTTTCTGCTCTTCACTTTGTCACGCAGTATTCTGAACTTTTTTACCCTGAATTTCCCCCAACGCACTATGCAAAAAAGAGGGACATTTTAACAGCTAGCAGTGCACCAGACAGCAAGAAGTCTGTGTAGATTCCTTGTTTAAGTAAACATGTTTAAAGATATGGAAAATCTATTCCAAATCAATCATTAAAATCCAAATGGGggaatacattttaaatggaggaaaaaatagcTGGTTTTATTCAAGGTTGTAGTGAATCTGGTTGgcaacttttaaattaattttaaattaatttacatgCTTTTCAATCATCGCAGCTGCATACAGGGAGTACTGAACAGAAAGATGACAAGGCAACTGTTTGTGTTCAAACTTATCATAAACTATTTTTCCCTGGACTTTTCATCTTAGCAGATTTCAAATTCCCCTTTTCAAGGAATATTTGACCTTCAAATTTCAGGTCCTGTATGTCTTGATTTCCTGCACCCATCATATGTTAGAAAACTCAAACTAAGCTACAAGTATATTATTTGTTACCTAACTTCAAtgaattttagttgttttcaaaATCTGCAATCTGTCCATTGTGCCAACCCCGCATTGCAGAGAAATCTTAGCGTGCGATTCCCGCTTGGCTCCTGCAAAGAGAGTCACTACAAACAGGCTTTAACTGCATTTACTCAGAGACAAGAGGGGGAAGGAAACCCCCGCCAACCTGACAGGCAATGCTGGGTGAGAAGCCCGGGGGCAGCTGACGCTCCCGGCTCGCCGGCCTGGGCGCTGTCCTTGGTGCTGCCGGCGCCATAGCAAGCACAAGCGCCTTACCTTCTGCCCCTGCGGAAGCTGCGGACGTCCCCCAAACGTTAAGTAGAATGTAGCGCCATATCCCACTTTTAATACAAATAACTACCCCGGCCCATCCTCTTTGTACCCTTCCCGAAGCCTTCAGGCCGACCGTTGCTCAaagtctttttggttttttcttctaGGCCCAACTCCTCTGCGCTCAACTCGGGCTGCTTTAAGACaaggagtgggggaaggggagggaggcaaggggagatgaggatgaggatgggggaagggaggaatatagggggaggggagcagggagaagaaaaggccGGGAGAAAAAGGTCGGGAGGAAGCGGCTCAGAGAGAAGGGCAGAGTGAGTGGGACTAAAGTCTTAAATAGGGAGGGTGAAGAGatgccaaaaagaggaggaagtgatTACTCACAGAAGATgggtaaagaaaaaagtaatggagaaagagcaaaagaagagaaagccatGAGGACAAGAGCGCAgagggctaaaaaaaaaaaaagaaaaaaaaaaaggacaagaggGCCAGGGGGTCGGGAGAGCTACTAAACAAAGAAAGGGCGTTGGGTGAATACTCGCACCGAAGGTGTAAATGCAATCggaagatgaagagaaatggagagaggggACTTGAGGGGCGACAAGTGGTCTGGGACCGAAaggagagctgggggaggggccggggccaGGGCTGAAAAGTCCGGGGTCCGATGCAGCGTGGGCCCACGTGGAGCGGGCGCTGAATCACTGTAGGCTGTctttaccccccaccccccaccccatcctcccgGCCCGGTGCCCGCAATCCCCGCCTCCTCGGCCGCCGCCTCCACGGGGCGGGGCCCTGGCCCGGGACCAGCCGCCGCGGCTATAAATGGGCTGCGGAGAGGCCAGCAGAACGCTGTCACAGCCACACGCCTCAAAGCCGCCAAGATGAGCTACACGTTGGACTCGCTGGGCAACCCGTCCGCCTACCGGCGGGTAACCGAAACCCGCTCGAGCTTCAGCCGCGTTAGTGGCACCCCGTCCAGCGGCTTCCGCTCTCAGTCGTGGTCCCGCGGCTCACCCAGCACCGTGTCCTCCTCCTACAAGCGCAGCGCGCTTGGCCCGCGCCTCGCCTACAGTTCGGCCATGCTCAGCTCCGCTGAGAGCAGCCTCGACTTCAGCCAGTCCTCGTCCCTGCTCAACGGCGGCTCCGGGCCAGGCGGTGACTACAAGCTCTCCCGCTCCAACGAAAAGGAGCAGCTGCAGGGGCTGAACGACCGCTTCGCGGGCTACATCGAGAAGGTGCACTACCTGGAGCAGCAGAACAAGGAGATCGAGGCGGAGATCCAGGCGCTGCGGCAGAAGCAGGCCTCGCACGCCCAGCTGGGCGACGCGTACGACCAGGAGATCCGCGAGCTGCGCGCCACACTCGAGCTGGTGAATCACGAGAAGGCTCAGGTACAGCTAGACTCGGACCACCTGGAGGAAGACATCCACCGGCTCAAGGAGCGCTTTGAGGAAGAGGCACGGCTGCGCGACGACACCGAGGCGGCCATCCGCGCGCTGCGCAAAGACATCGAGGAAGCGTCGCTGGTCAAGGTGGAGCTGGACAAGAAGGTGCAGTCGCTGCAGGATGAGGTGGCCTTCCTGCGGAGCAATCACGAGGAGGAGGTGGCCGACCTGCTGGCCCAGATCCAGGCGTCACACATCACAGTGGAGCGCAAAGACTACCTGAAGACAGACATCTCGACGGCGCTGAAGGAGATCCGCTCGCAGCTCGAGTGCCACTCCGACCAGAATATGCACCAGGCCGAAGAGTGGTTTAAGTGCCGCTATGCCAAGCTCACCGAAGCGGCCGAGCAAAACAAGGAGGCCATCCGCTCCGCCAAGGAAGAGATCGCCGAGTACCGGCGCCAGCTGCAGTCCAAGAGCATCGAGCTCGAGTCAGTGCGCGGCACTAAGGAGTCCCTGGAGCGGCAGCTCAGCGACATCGAGGAGCGCCACAACCACGACCTCAGCAGCTACCAGGTAAGAACCGCGGCTGCGCGGCCAGCCTGCGCCAGCGCCAGCGCCGCGCGCCCCCGACGCTCAGGCACGCGTCCCGGCGCGCTCTCCGCCGCGCTCCCTGGCGGCCGCTGGTcagtgcgcgcgcgcgcgcgacGCAGCCCCGAGTCAGACGAGCAAAGCTGCCTCACTCCTCCCCATCCTttccacacccctcccccacccaccatgCCGAGCTCCTGAGAGCCCTGACCTTTTTCAAAATGTGCTTCTTTTCCTCGGTAGTTCTGTTTTGCACGCTTGTACATTTAAAGTAGGAGGTATACATGCGcgtagttgataaagcagcaacTTTAGGATAGCTTGTGCAGAAGGTCATGTATTCTCAAACTTTTCCGGCAGTGATggaaagaattctcaaaattgGCCTTGACCCACAAGGTTCAGATGGGAAGAGTCGGGTCAGCCGTGGGATTTCCCAGCGCATGTTTGTTTCCTGCTGAGACGTGTTTTGCATCCACTGATCTCAGTGCGCGATGTGCCCCGGAAGTGTCTTACTGTCTTCTTGATcctgattatttgtttatttgagaattccttagttgtttttttttaagaggagaggggctgggtaTCCTCGAGGTTTGCAGAGCTGGAGGgagtctggggaggggaggaagagggagagggtaGCAAGTGGTTTGCGGAAAAAAGCTGCTGTTTGGAAGGGTGAGCCTGTGACTGTGTCTGTTTCAGGACACCATCCAGCAGTTGGAAAATGAGCTTCGGGGCACAAAGTGGGAAATGGCTCGTCACTTGCGAGAATACCAGGATCTCCTCAACGTCAAGATGGCTCTGGACATCGAGATCGCTGCGTACAGGTTCGGTGCTCGCTGCAGATGTGGCCGAAAAGCTAGCTGCGCTGCAGAACGTTCACTTCTTTTAAGTTAAAGCAGACAGGTTGCAGGAATCTTAAATCAGTGCctgattttctttcctaattaaaaagaaattgttctAGAGAATTGTAAATGTGGTTTTACCGCTTTTCATACAGCTTTCAAAGTAAACAGTTGCAATGAAGTTTTGAGGGAGAGCATCGATTAATTTCGGTGCTTatgcttaaatttattttagtaaaaaagGTTTTCCACATGTTTGGATGAAAAACGGAatattagtttttaatatttcatctaGTGGTTTCAGCTTTCCAACTTTATAATGTCAAGGACAAACTCCAGGAGATtcaatttctctgtttctcccttaCAGCTTTCTATTGCCATCATCTGGCTGAGAAGAGATACAGATGCATACATGTGTATTCTATGCTATTTAGACTTATGTCTATGGATCTAGATATacacagccagagagagagagaagaaaagagcttATAGGTCTACTGACTGATATCACCTTGCTGTTGATTAAGTTCATAGGAGAAAATCCTTGGCTAAACAGTTTTTCTAACTACCAATAAGgtcattatatataatattacaaGAATAAATTGCCCTCAGAGCTGTCTCTCCTTTCAGGAAAGctgaataattatattaaatcGACATTTTATGATTAAAATTGCAGCCCAATTTATAGCTTGATACACTCACATTAGCACCTAGCTATGATATAGCctaaattctgatatatgctaaatagttttataaattttttgaaaattatatttgctAAAAGAAATTTAGTATATATCCTGAAAGTCCAAATGCTCAAGAAGGTCACTGAGGGTTTTTAGCTGCTAGGGACCTTTTCAGCATATTCATCTTGCACCAAATGGACTgctgcagagctgagatttgGTGGCTGGGTGTGGCTGGTGGACATTGGGTGTGGTGAGTTACTGCAGGTGGCTGACTGGTGGTCCATGAGAATCTGTCTCTGTCACTGAATATGACACAATATATCACTGAAATGATAACACGTATTCCACTGGCTTGACggaatcttttatttctgtgactcTATTTAGTCAAAGGTATCTACTGCACTACCCATAATGTAACGAAGCTCAGAAGGCCCAATGAGATTTTAATTATGTCTTGTCTTATTTCTCTCCTTAGGAAACTTCTGGAGGGTGAAGAGACCAGATTTAGCACATTTGCAGGAAGCATCACTGGCCCGCTGTATACACACCGACAGCCCTCAGTCACAATATCCAGTAAGATTCAGAAAACCAAGGTAGAGGCTCCCAAGCTAAAGGTCCAGCACAAATTCGTCGAGGAGATCATAGAAGAAACCAAAGTGGAagatgaaaaatcagaaatggaagaagcCCTGACAGCCATTGCAGAGGAAATGGCAGTTTCcgtgaaagaagagaagggagaagaggcagaagaaaaggaagaggaacaaGAAGCAGAAGAAGTTGTAGCTGCCAAAAAGTCTCCCGAGAAAGCTGCTGCGCCTGAActtaaaggagaggaagagggagaaaaggaggaagaagaaggccaagaggaagaggaggaggaagaagaggagggcgCCAAATCAGACCAAGCGGAAGAAGGAGGATCTGAGAAGGAAGGCTCCAGCGAGAAAGAGGAAGGCgagcaggaagaaggagaaacGGAGGCTGAAGTTGAAGTCGAGGAAGCTGAAGctaaggatgaaaagaaaactgaggaaaaggTTGAAGAAGTGGCTCCCAAGGAGGAGCTCGTGGCAGAAGCCAAAGTGGAAAAGCCAGAGAAAGCCAAGTCCCCAGTGCCCAAATCGCCCGTGGAAGAGGCGAAACCAAAAGCAGAAGCTGGAGCCGGGAAAGGTgaacagaaagaggaagtggtggaagaaaagaaagaagaagcaaAGGAAGCTCCCAAGGaagagaaggt
This genomic window contains:
- the NEFM gene encoding neurofilament medium polypeptide translates to MSYTLDSLGNPSAYRRVTETRSSFSRVSGTPSSGFRSQSWSRGSPSTVSSSYKRSALGPRLAYSSAMLSSAESSLDFSQSSSLLNGGSGPGGDYKLSRSNEKEQLQGLNDRFAGYIEKVHYLEQQNKEIEAEIQALRQKQASHAQLGDAYDQEIRELRATLELVNHEKAQVQLDSDHLEEDIHRLKERFEEEARLRDDTEAAIRALRKDIEEASLVKVELDKKVQSLQDEVAFLRSNHEEEVADLLAQIQASHITVERKDYLKTDISTALKEIRSQLECHSDQNMHQAEEWFKCRYAKLTEAAEQNKEAIRSAKEEIAEYRRQLQSKSIELESVRGTKESLERQLSDIEERHNHDLSSYQDTIQQLENELRGTKWEMARHLREYQDLLNVKMALDIEIAAYRKLLEGEETRFSTFAGSITGPLYTHRQPSVTISSKIQKTKVEAPKLKVQHKFVEEIIEETKVEDEKSEMEEALTAIAEEMAVSVKEEKGEEAEEKEEEQEAEEVVAAKKSPEKAAAPELKGEEEGEKEEEEGQEEEEEEEEEGAKSDQAEEGGSEKEGSSEKEEGEQEEGETEAEVEVEEAEAKDEKKTEEKVEEVAPKEELVAEAKVEKPEKAKSPVPKSPVEEAKPKAEAGAGKGEQKEEVVEEKKEEAKEAPKEEKVEKKEEKPKEVPEKKKAESPVKEEVVEEVVTKSAKVSLEKEAKEEEKPQQQEKEKEKEKVEEGGREEEALKESKKEDIAINGEVEGKEEEQETKEKGSGGEEEKGVVTNGLDVSPVDEKKGGDRSEEKVVVTKKIEKITSEGVDGATKYITKSVTVTQKVEEHEETFEEKLVSTKKVEKVTSHAIVKEVTQGD